The proteins below come from a single Benincasa hispida cultivar B227 chromosome 4, ASM972705v1, whole genome shotgun sequence genomic window:
- the LOC120074959 gene encoding aspartate aminotransferase, chloroplastic isoform X2: protein MASSILPLASASSSASRSSLENKKGKWNLGSSCLSFDHDRNHLFAKTKSLSRISMVASVNVSRFEGITMAPPDPILGVSEAFKADTHGNKLNLGVGAYRTEELQPYVLDVVKKVETLMLERGDNKEYLPIEGLAAFNKATVELLFGADNPVIKQQRVATIQGLSGTGSLRVAAALIERYFPGAKVLISSPTWGNHKNIFNDARVPWSEYRYYDPKTVGLDFEGMISDIKAAPEGSFVLLHGCAHNPTGIDPTPEQWEKIADVIQEKNHIPFFDVAYQGFASGSLDADAASVRLFAARGLELLVAQSYSKNLGLYAERIGAINVVCSSADAAVRVKSQLKRLARPMYSNPPVHGARIVANIVGDPSLFNEWKAEMEMMAGRIKNVRQKLYDSLCAKDKSGKDWSFILKQIGMFSFTGLSKVQSDNMTDKWHVYMTKDGRISLAGLSLAKCEYLADAIIDSFHNVR from the exons ATGGCGTCCTCTATCCTCCCTCTTGCTTCCGCCTCCTCTTCTGCTTCACGTTCCTCACTTGAGAACAAGAAG GGGAAGTGGAACCTTGGAAGTAGCTGTCTAAGCTTTGATCATGACAGAAACCATTTATTCGCGAAGACGAAG tcCTTGAGCAGGATATCTATGGTTGCTTCAGTTAATGTCTCTCGGTTTGAGGGGATAACGATGGCCCCTCCCGATCCAATTCTTGGAGTTTCTGAGGCTTTCAAAGCAGATACGCACGGAAACAAACTCAACTTGGGAGTTGGCGCATACCGCACAGAAGAGCTACAGCCTTATGTGCTTGATGTTGTGAAGAAG GTTGAGACACTTATGCTGGAGAGGGGAGATAACAAAGAG TATCTCCCAATTGAAGGTCTGGCAGCTTTTAATAAGGCGACTGTAGAGTTATTATTTGGAGCTGATAATCCAGTCATTAAGCAGCAACGT GTTGCAACTATTCAAGGTCTGTCGGGGACTGGTTCTCTTAGAGTAGCTGCTGCTCTTATAGAACGATACTTCCCTGGTGCAAAAGTTCTTATATCTTCTCCGACTTGGG GGaatcataaaaatattttcaatgatGCAAGAGTTCCATGGTCTGAGTATCGATATTATGACCCTAAAACAGTTGGTTTGGATTTTGAGGGGATGATATCTGATATTAAG GCAGCACCTGAAGGATCATTTGTGCTGCTTCATGGTTGTGCTCACAACCCAACTGGCATTGACCCAACACCTGAGCAGTGGGAAAAAATTGCTGATGTCATTCAGGAAAAGAACCACATTCCATTTTTCGATGTTGCATATCAG GGATTTGCTAGTGGAAGCCTTGATGCAGATGCAGCATCTGTTAGGCTGTTTGCTGCTCGTGGTTTGGAGCTTTTGGTTGCTCAATCCTATAGTAAAAATCTTGGTCTTTATGCTGAAAGGATTGGAGCTATCAATGTCGTCTGCTCATCAGCAGATGCAGCAGTAAG GGTAAAGAGCCAGCTGAAGAGGCTTGCTCGACCAATGTACTCAAATCCTCCAGTTCATGGGGCTAGAATTGTAGCTAACATTGTTGGAGATCCATCACTATTTAACGAGTGGAAAGCAGAAATGGAAATGATGGCTGGAAGGATAAAGAATGTTAGACAGAAACTCTATGATAGTCTCTGTGCAAAAGATAAAAGTGGGAAAGATTGGTCCTTTATACTCAAGCAGATTGGCATGTTCTCATTCACAGGCTTGAGCAAAGTTCAG AGTGATAATATGACGGACAAGTGGCATGTATACATGACAAAGGATGGACGAATATCTTTGGCTGGATTGTCGTTAGCTAAGTGTGAATATCTCGCAGATGCCATCATTGATTCATTCCACAATGTACGGTAA
- the LOC120074959 gene encoding aspartate aminotransferase, chloroplastic isoform X1: MASSILPLASASSSASRSSLENKKQGKWNLGSSCLSFDHDRNHLFAKTKSLSRISMVASVNVSRFEGITMAPPDPILGVSEAFKADTHGNKLNLGVGAYRTEELQPYVLDVVKKVETLMLERGDNKEYLPIEGLAAFNKATVELLFGADNPVIKQQRVATIQGLSGTGSLRVAAALIERYFPGAKVLISSPTWGNHKNIFNDARVPWSEYRYYDPKTVGLDFEGMISDIKAAPEGSFVLLHGCAHNPTGIDPTPEQWEKIADVIQEKNHIPFFDVAYQGFASGSLDADAASVRLFAARGLELLVAQSYSKNLGLYAERIGAINVVCSSADAAVRVKSQLKRLARPMYSNPPVHGARIVANIVGDPSLFNEWKAEMEMMAGRIKNVRQKLYDSLCAKDKSGKDWSFILKQIGMFSFTGLSKVQSDNMTDKWHVYMTKDGRISLAGLSLAKCEYLADAIIDSFHNVR, translated from the exons ATGGCGTCCTCTATCCTCCCTCTTGCTTCCGCCTCCTCTTCTGCTTCACGTTCCTCACTTGAGAACAAGAAG CAGGGGAAGTGGAACCTTGGAAGTAGCTGTCTAAGCTTTGATCATGACAGAAACCATTTATTCGCGAAGACGAAG tcCTTGAGCAGGATATCTATGGTTGCTTCAGTTAATGTCTCTCGGTTTGAGGGGATAACGATGGCCCCTCCCGATCCAATTCTTGGAGTTTCTGAGGCTTTCAAAGCAGATACGCACGGAAACAAACTCAACTTGGGAGTTGGCGCATACCGCACAGAAGAGCTACAGCCTTATGTGCTTGATGTTGTGAAGAAG GTTGAGACACTTATGCTGGAGAGGGGAGATAACAAAGAG TATCTCCCAATTGAAGGTCTGGCAGCTTTTAATAAGGCGACTGTAGAGTTATTATTTGGAGCTGATAATCCAGTCATTAAGCAGCAACGT GTTGCAACTATTCAAGGTCTGTCGGGGACTGGTTCTCTTAGAGTAGCTGCTGCTCTTATAGAACGATACTTCCCTGGTGCAAAAGTTCTTATATCTTCTCCGACTTGGG GGaatcataaaaatattttcaatgatGCAAGAGTTCCATGGTCTGAGTATCGATATTATGACCCTAAAACAGTTGGTTTGGATTTTGAGGGGATGATATCTGATATTAAG GCAGCACCTGAAGGATCATTTGTGCTGCTTCATGGTTGTGCTCACAACCCAACTGGCATTGACCCAACACCTGAGCAGTGGGAAAAAATTGCTGATGTCATTCAGGAAAAGAACCACATTCCATTTTTCGATGTTGCATATCAG GGATTTGCTAGTGGAAGCCTTGATGCAGATGCAGCATCTGTTAGGCTGTTTGCTGCTCGTGGTTTGGAGCTTTTGGTTGCTCAATCCTATAGTAAAAATCTTGGTCTTTATGCTGAAAGGATTGGAGCTATCAATGTCGTCTGCTCATCAGCAGATGCAGCAGTAAG GGTAAAGAGCCAGCTGAAGAGGCTTGCTCGACCAATGTACTCAAATCCTCCAGTTCATGGGGCTAGAATTGTAGCTAACATTGTTGGAGATCCATCACTATTTAACGAGTGGAAAGCAGAAATGGAAATGATGGCTGGAAGGATAAAGAATGTTAGACAGAAACTCTATGATAGTCTCTGTGCAAAAGATAAAAGTGGGAAAGATTGGTCCTTTATACTCAAGCAGATTGGCATGTTCTCATTCACAGGCTTGAGCAAAGTTCAG AGTGATAATATGACGGACAAGTGGCATGTATACATGACAAAGGATGGACGAATATCTTTGGCTGGATTGTCGTTAGCTAAGTGTGAATATCTCGCAGATGCCATCATTGATTCATTCCACAATGTACGGTAA
- the LOC120075950 gene encoding 60S ribosomal protein L39 produces MPSHKTFRIKKKLAKKMRQNRPIPHWIRLRTDNTIRYNAKRRHWRRTKLGF; encoded by the exons ATG CCGTCTCACAAGACCTTCAGAATCAAGAAGAAGTTGGCGAAAAAGATGAGACAGAACAGGCCAATTCCTCACTGGATCCGTCTTAGGACTGACAATACTATCAG GTACAATGCGAAGCGAAGGCACTGGCGCCGCACTAAGCTCGGGTTTTGA